The following are encoded in a window of Mannheimia varigena genomic DNA:
- the rsxG gene encoding electron transport complex subunit RsxG, with protein sequence MNTSKITLKYALILGLIALLSTAVSTGVYLLTKSRIDDVTAMQQRKLLEEVVPKTYFDNDVLATCKMIELENHTYLNRLYFAKKSEKTTAYLIQSTAPDGYSGNIVLLMGIEPNGNLLGVRTLEHKETPGLGDKIETRVSDWILSFTNKHFSLENEAEWNVKKDGGQFDQFTGATITPRAVVNNIRQSAKWVITELVQNPQMIDQFKECR encoded by the coding sequence TAAGTACCGCAGTTTCCACCGGTGTGTATCTGCTTACTAAAAGCAGAATTGATGATGTAACAGCAATGCAACAGCGTAAATTATTAGAAGAAGTTGTGCCAAAAACCTATTTTGATAACGATGTTTTAGCCACTTGTAAAATGATTGAGTTAGAAAATCACACTTACTTAAATCGTCTTTATTTTGCAAAAAAATCGGAAAAAACGACCGCTTACTTAATTCAAAGTACCGCACCGGATGGTTATTCAGGCAACATCGTATTATTAATGGGTATAGAACCAAATGGTAATCTGTTAGGTGTTCGTACCCTTGAACATAAAGAAACACCGGGCTTGGGCGATAAAATTGAAACCCGTGTGTCAGACTGGATTTTATCTTTCACCAATAAACATTTTAGCTTAGAAAATGAAGCAGAGTGGAATGTGAAAAAAGATGGCGGACAATTCGACCAATTCACTGGTGCTACCATTACTCCTCGTGCAGTAGTGAATAATATCCGCCAAAGTGCAAAATGGGTGATTACCGAACTTGTACAAAATCCGCAAATGATCGACCAATTTAAAGAGTGTAGATAG
- a CDS encoding electron transport complex subunit E, which translates to MERENQIPVANIEAEPKQAAVWKDLFADGVWKNNGALVQLLGLCPLLAVSNSVTNALGLGLATMFVLICTNVTVSLFRKITPHDIRIPIYVMIIATVVTAVQLLMNAFAFPVYQSLGIFIPLIVTNCIVIGRAEAYASKNEVKFSAFDGFSMGLGMTLSLVVLGALREILGNGTLFYGLDLLFGDWAKALYIDVLHIDSGLLLAILPPGAFIGLGVILAVKNIIDKR; encoded by the coding sequence ATGGAAAGAGAAAACCAAATCCCTGTAGCCAATATTGAAGCAGAACCTAAACAGGCAGCAGTGTGGAAAGATCTGTTTGCCGATGGTGTGTGGAAAAATAACGGTGCGTTAGTCCAATTATTAGGGCTTTGCCCTTTGTTAGCGGTTTCAAATAGCGTAACCAATGCGTTAGGCCTGGGCTTAGCGACAATGTTTGTGCTGATTTGCACTAATGTAACGGTATCGCTTTTCCGTAAAATTACACCGCACGATATCCGCATTCCAATTTATGTGATGATTATTGCAACGGTTGTAACGGCAGTACAGCTTCTAATGAATGCTTTTGCATTCCCTGTGTATCAATCGCTAGGTATTTTTATTCCGCTGATTGTGACTAACTGTATTGTGATTGGGCGAGCTGAAGCCTACGCCTCGAAAAATGAAGTCAAATTCTCCGCCTTTGACGGTTTTTCAATGGGGCTAGGAATGACATTAAGCCTTGTGGTGTTAGGAGCGTTGCGTGAGATTCTTGGTAATGGAACGCTTTTCTATGGTTTAGATTTATTATTTGGCGACTGGGCAAAAGCACTCTATATTGACGTATTGCATATTGATTCAGGTTTGCTGCTTGCAATTTTACCACCTGGAGCTTTTATCGGGCTTGGGGTGATATTGGCGGTGAAGAATATTATTGATAAGAGATAA